The following are encoded in a window of Candidatus Polarisedimenticolia bacterium genomic DNA:
- a CDS encoding SpoIIE family protein phosphatase — protein sequence MDFVVVTTAEGKAIRRDLDLPKISIGRSSKNELVLADLSLSRVHAEIYREGDRYLVRDAGSKNGTLLNDRQLSSPVVLKKGDRITLGSAQIWFNVEPQQRVEITDKPTPVAGTTVVPVEQLITDPTTLGGTSLLPERRTALPLEILQKAGEQLVATAPLDDLLHSIMDLVFQAVKPERGCLMLLNSSQSLEPKVVRDEKSGIAEEITLSRHIADMVVKGKQSVLTSDAMQDPRFEQGASIMAQGIRSAMCVPLWNSREVIGLVYVDSRIRSNSFTPADLRLLSNLANVAAVKIENNRLFEETLAVRALQRDLELAAQIQRNLMPRSCPPLLGYDIAGTNLPCRTVGGDTYDFLPREGNRLWVAVGDVAGKGLPAAMIMSHFQAMLRGLAEADRPLSQIAAVLNDRLTQTLSANQFISFFLAEIDPAGGVLRYVNAGHNPPMKVSTSGEVERLKGSGPVLGVVGGVPYPAHETSLSPGEILLLYSDGATESLNLAGEEFGEDRLIDCLKTVRAVESETGLNRLEESILGFCGGAARYDDITLLIIRRAA from the coding sequence ATGGATTTCGTGGTGGTGACGACAGCGGAAGGAAAGGCGATCCGCAGAGACCTGGACCTGCCCAAGATCTCCATCGGCCGATCCTCCAAGAACGAGCTGGTCCTGGCCGACCTGTCTCTTTCCCGCGTCCACGCGGAGATCTATCGCGAAGGGGATCGCTACCTGGTCCGGGACGCGGGGAGCAAGAACGGGACGCTGCTGAACGACCGCCAGCTCAGCTCCCCCGTTGTGCTCAAGAAAGGTGACCGGATCACCCTGGGAAGCGCCCAGATCTGGTTCAACGTCGAGCCCCAGCAAAGGGTCGAGATTACCGACAAGCCGACGCCGGTGGCGGGGACGACGGTCGTCCCGGTGGAGCAGCTGATCACCGACCCCACGACGCTGGGCGGCACCTCGCTGCTGCCGGAGCGCCGCACCGCGCTGCCTCTGGAAATCCTGCAGAAGGCGGGCGAGCAGCTGGTGGCCACGGCCCCACTCGACGATCTGCTCCATTCGATCATGGATCTGGTCTTCCAGGCGGTGAAGCCGGAGCGCGGCTGCCTGATGCTCCTGAACAGCAGCCAGTCGCTGGAGCCCAAGGTGGTGCGCGACGAGAAGAGCGGCATCGCCGAGGAGATCACCCTTTCCCGCCACATCGCCGACATGGTCGTCAAGGGGAAGCAGTCGGTCCTCACTTCGGATGCGATGCAGGACCCGCGCTTCGAGCAGGGGGCCAGCATCATGGCGCAGGGGATCCGCTCCGCCATGTGCGTGCCGCTGTGGAACAGCCGGGAGGTGATCGGGCTGGTCTACGTCGACAGCCGCATCCGCAGCAACTCCTTCACCCCGGCCGACCTGAGGCTCCTGTCGAATCTGGCCAACGTGGCGGCGGTGAAGATCGAGAACAACCGGCTGTTCGAGGAGACGCTGGCGGTGCGGGCCCTGCAGCGCGACCTGGAGCTGGCGGCCCAGATCCAGAGGAATCTGATGCCGCGTTCCTGTCCGCCGCTTCTCGGCTACGACATCGCGGGCACCAACCTCCCCTGCCGGACCGTCGGAGGCGACACCTACGACTTCCTGCCGCGCGAGGGGAACCGCCTCTGGGTGGCCGTCGGGGACGTGGCGGGCAAGGGGCTGCCGGCGGCGATGATCATGTCGCACTTCCAGGCGATGCTGCGCGGCCTGGCCGAGGCGGACCGCCCCCTGTCGCAGATCGCCGCCGTGCTCAACGACCGCCTCACCCAGACGCTGTCCGCCAACCAGTTCATCTCCTTCTTCCTGGCCGAGATCGATCCCGCCGGCGGCGTCCTGCGCTACGTCAACGCCGGGCACAACCCGCCGATGAAGGTCAGCACCTCGGGAGAGGTCGAGAGGCTCAAGGGGAGCGGTCCGGTCCTGGGGGTGGTGGGCGGCGTTCCCTATCCGGCTCACGAGACCTCGCTCTCTCCCGGCGAGATCCTCCTGCTGTACAGCGACGGCGCCACCGAGAGCCTGAATCTCGCGGGGGAGGAGTTCGGGGAGGACCGTCTCATCGATTGCCTGAAGACGGTGCGCGCCGTGGAGAGCGAGACGGGCCTCAACCGGTTGGAGGAGAGCATCCTCGGGTTCTGCGGCGGGGCCGCCCGCTACGACGACATCACCCTGCTGATCATCCGGCGGGCGGCATGA
- the metG gene encoding methionine--tRNA ligase yields MSRFYVTTPIYYVNDAPHIGHVYTTVVADVLARFHRLLGDEVYFLTGTDEHGQKIEDSARARNLTPIALADEVVARYHALWKRLGMTHDDFIRTTEPRHQQGVLKLYGRIRGRGDDIYKGRYEGWYCKGCEAFYPDSQIVDGRCPDQGHPVQRLSEESYFFRLSRYEKPLLDYYAAHPEFIFPATRRNEIVSFVSSGLKDLSISRTSFQWGIPFPDDPRHIFYVWFDALANYVTALDFAGEGKLYQRFWPADAQLVGKDILRFHAVYWPAFLMAAGLPLPKSIVAHGWWLSDSGKMSKSRGNVIEPNALLDDFGPDALRYFLMREMAFGQDAGYSDEALVDRTNSDLANDLGNLISRTLKLVENSFGGAIPDPGAGRPESSLAGVGRTAREGMVARFQEYDFSGGLARVWELVSATNRFLVEHEPWKLAGDPARRNELAGILYDACEALRVLGQLLSPVMPGAARELWRQLGLEADPSAGSLRELEWGKLPVGALTARGAGLFPRIDKKAYLGQPETPRPVPGGRPPAKTKESTVEESGIDIEEFRKVQLKVGKVVAAEKVEGAKKLLKLQVDLGTEVRQIISGIADKYAPESLVGKQIVLVANLKPATIRGVESRGMLLAAEDADGRATIVTFEEPVNVGATVR; encoded by the coding sequence ATGAGCCGCTTCTACGTCACCACGCCGATCTACTACGTCAACGATGCTCCCCACATCGGGCATGTCTACACCACCGTCGTGGCCGACGTGCTGGCGCGCTTCCATCGCCTGCTCGGCGACGAGGTCTATTTCCTTACCGGCACCGACGAGCATGGCCAGAAGATCGAGGACTCGGCGCGCGCCCGCAACCTGACCCCGATCGCCCTGGCGGACGAGGTGGTGGCACGCTACCACGCCTTGTGGAAGCGGCTGGGGATGACACACGACGATTTCATCCGCACCACCGAGCCGCGCCACCAGCAGGGCGTCCTGAAGCTCTACGGCCGGATCCGCGGGCGCGGCGACGACATCTACAAGGGGCGCTACGAGGGGTGGTACTGCAAGGGATGCGAGGCCTTCTACCCCGACTCGCAGATCGTCGACGGCCGCTGTCCCGACCAGGGACACCCGGTGCAGCGCCTGTCCGAGGAGAGCTACTTCTTCCGGTTGTCGCGCTACGAGAAACCGCTGCTCGACTACTACGCAGCCCACCCGGAGTTCATCTTCCCGGCCACCCGCCGCAACGAGATCGTCTCCTTCGTCTCCTCGGGGCTGAAGGACTTGAGCATCAGCCGCACCTCCTTCCAGTGGGGCATCCCGTTCCCCGACGATCCGCGCCACATCTTCTACGTCTGGTTCGATGCCCTGGCGAACTACGTCACCGCGCTGGATTTCGCCGGCGAGGGAAAGCTGTACCAGCGCTTCTGGCCGGCCGATGCGCAGCTGGTGGGCAAGGACATCCTCCGCTTCCACGCGGTCTACTGGCCGGCATTCCTGATGGCCGCGGGCCTGCCGCTTCCGAAGAGCATCGTGGCGCACGGCTGGTGGCTGTCCGATTCCGGCAAGATGTCGAAATCGCGCGGCAACGTGATCGAGCCCAACGCGCTGCTGGACGATTTCGGCCCCGACGCGCTGCGCTACTTCCTGATGCGCGAGATGGCCTTCGGTCAGGACGCGGGCTATTCCGACGAGGCGCTCGTCGACCGGACCAACTCCGATCTGGCGAACGATCTGGGAAACCTGATCAGCCGCACGCTCAAGCTGGTGGAGAATTCCTTCGGCGGTGCCATCCCGGACCCGGGGGCCGGGCGCCCCGAGTCCTCGCTGGCCGGCGTGGGGCGCACCGCGCGCGAAGGGATGGTGGCGCGTTTCCAAGAATACGATTTCAGCGGCGGGCTGGCGCGGGTCTGGGAGCTGGTCTCGGCCACCAACCGCTTCCTGGTGGAGCACGAACCCTGGAAGCTGGCCGGCGATCCGGCGCGCCGCAACGAGCTCGCCGGAATCCTCTACGACGCCTGCGAGGCGTTGCGCGTTCTTGGCCAGCTTCTCTCGCCGGTGATGCCCGGCGCGGCGCGCGAGCTGTGGCGCCAGCTGGGTCTCGAGGCGGATCCTTCCGCCGGCAGCCTGCGCGAGCTCGAATGGGGCAAGCTGCCGGTCGGCGCGCTTACCGCGCGCGGCGCCGGATTGTTCCCGCGCATCGACAAGAAAGCCTATCTCGGCCAGCCGGAAACGCCCCGCCCCGTGCCGGGGGGCCGGCCGCCGGCCAAGACGAAGGAGAGCACGGTGGAAGAAAGCGGCATCGATATCGAGGAGTTCCGCAAGGTTCAGCTCAAGGTGGGAAAGGTGGTCGCGGCCGAGAAGGTGGAAGGGGCGAAGAAACTCCTCAAGCTCCAGGTCGACCTGGGAACCGAGGTGCGCCAGATCATCTCGGGGATCGCCGACAAGTACGCTCCCGAGTCGCTGGTAGGCAAGCAGATCGTCCTGGTGGCCAACCTGAAGCCTGCCACCATCCGCGGCGTCGAGTCGCGCGGCATGCTGCTGGCGGCTGAGGACGCCGACGGCAGGGCCACGATCGTCACCTTCGAGGAGCCGGTGAACGTCGGCGCCACGGTGCGCTGA
- a CDS encoding TatD family hydrolase codes for MRFVDSHAHLCLEAFDADREAVLARARQAGMTRLLCIGSMVGDAEAARDLAERHPDVFFAAGLHPHDARHWTEAIRDRLDSLASHPRFLALGEIGLDYHYNHSPPEAQRDVFRAQIRLARERGVPIVIHTREAHDDTLRILSEEKASEAGGVFHCFSGNTAMAEFAVSHGFRVSFSGSLTFKNSAALREIAAHLQAEALLTETDSPFLSPHPHRGKRNEPARTADVVACLAEIRGVTPEAMGEQTCRNFQLAFPRLRGEPFKS; via the coding sequence ATGCGGTTCGTCGATTCCCACGCCCACCTCTGCCTGGAAGCCTTCGACGCCGATCGCGAGGCGGTGCTGGCCCGGGCGCGGCAGGCGGGAATGACGCGGCTGCTGTGCATCGGCTCGATGGTGGGAGACGCCGAGGCGGCCCGCGATCTGGCGGAACGCCATCCCGACGTCTTCTTCGCGGCGGGGCTGCACCCGCACGACGCCCGCCACTGGACCGAGGCGATCCGCGACCGGCTCGACTCCCTGGCCTCGCATCCGCGCTTCCTGGCTCTGGGAGAGATCGGCCTCGACTACCATTACAACCACTCGCCCCCGGAGGCGCAGCGGGACGTCTTTCGCGCCCAGATCCGCCTCGCCCGCGAGCGCGGCGTCCCGATTGTCATCCACACCCGTGAAGCGCACGACGACACCCTGCGGATCCTCTCCGAGGAGAAGGCCTCCGAGGCGGGAGGCGTATTCCACTGCTTCTCGGGCAACACCGCGATGGCCGAGTTCGCCGTCTCTCATGGCTTCCGGGTTTCCTTCTCCGGCAGCCTGACCTTCAAGAACTCGGCCGCCTTGCGTGAAATCGCCGCCCATCTGCAGGCGGAAGCCCTGCTGACCGAGACCGACTCCCCCTTTCTTTCCCCCCATCCTCACCGGGGGAAGCGCAACGAGCCGGCCAGGACCGCGGACGTGGTCGCCTGCCTGGCGGAGATCCGCGGCGTCACTCCCGAAGCGATGGGCGAGCAGACCTGCCGGAACTTCCAGCTCGCCTTCCCGCGTCTGAGGGGCGAACCCTTCAAGAGCTAG
- a CDS encoding matrixin family metalloprotease: protein MRRGAARPGAFLLAAVLAAASIRPATGYIAIRNESFSNPPATWPIANLPLPTLISSAGSDNVPGSADTNAIIAAEQSWTAINTSYFAFAAPVVGTGTALNSTDGKNSIFFDETGAIFGAGSSVIAATNVAFTASTGIITDSDLVFNGTLTFSTATPTPVDTFDIQGIATHELGHMQGLDHPGIVSGVMFPIGADGQQFQRNLDSDDRLGVSALYPESAAGSGIAGLQAGDGDLVAATGSISGFTRTTSGLVVPGAHVVAQDANGLALVSDISRIDGSYLLTGLLPGGYQVFAEPMDGVLIEQDVNVSLFMNAFFPFVTTFLGGNASPTTVTVSAGATSSGNVIDMGAPYGTETESNGTSASANPVALEALTSGLVNPKADNDFFSFPGTTGDIITIDVDSSGDGCPLDPVLTLLSTNGTTQLATNDDFDGKGNDSRVGARLSATGTFFAKVVDFPTVNPNCPDDGPGSFYTIHVNKAIPETENNNTQPTANAAAIGQRRGGVISTASDVDFYSFTVNFGDRILAEVTANRAGSTLNPTLMLLAPSGALLAQSLDIGGGDVDSLIDFTFVPSADIPTLPATVALRVSQAAGAGAGAFYSLNIATDSLNTIYSGTKTLGTGLNPPVSADIFPKFITQGASFDLIVAGEGIPLDPADTITVSGISTFPTAGPDFGSDPPTGLDFLATSVNTASSVPGPHTIFTQNATLKSAMPGGLVVTPSAVPAEAGPIVYDGTQLSFIPPTGGIGTWNVYRGNLPLVDGNADGLADNYGSSFGCTRTSPLAADPAAPAVGGGFFYLVAERNSLGQGSLGQARTNAGGLLTRPASALTPACP, encoded by the coding sequence GTGAGGCGCGGTGCCGCAAGACCCGGAGCGTTCCTGCTGGCGGCCGTTCTGGCCGCCGCCTCGATCCGGCCGGCGACCGGTTACATCGCCATTCGCAACGAATCTTTCAGCAATCCGCCGGCGACCTGGCCCATCGCAAACCTGCCGCTTCCCACGCTGATCAGCTCGGCCGGTTCCGACAACGTGCCGGGCTCCGCCGACACCAACGCCATCATCGCCGCCGAGCAGAGCTGGACCGCCATCAACACCTCTTATTTCGCCTTCGCGGCGCCGGTCGTGGGAACGGGGACGGCGCTCAACAGCACCGACGGGAAGAACTCGATCTTCTTCGACGAAACCGGAGCCATCTTCGGTGCGGGGAGCAGCGTCATCGCCGCCACGAACGTCGCCTTCACCGCATCGACGGGAATAATCACCGACTCCGACCTGGTGTTCAACGGAACGCTGACCTTCTCCACGGCCACGCCCACGCCTGTCGACACCTTCGACATCCAGGGAATCGCGACCCACGAGCTGGGGCACATGCAGGGACTGGATCATCCCGGCATCGTCAGCGGGGTGATGTTCCCGATCGGCGCCGACGGCCAGCAGTTCCAGCGCAATTTGGACTCGGACGACCGGCTGGGTGTCTCGGCCCTCTACCCCGAATCGGCGGCCGGCTCCGGGATCGCGGGGCTGCAGGCGGGCGACGGTGATCTCGTCGCGGCCACCGGGAGCATCTCCGGGTTCACGCGGACCACGTCGGGGCTGGTGGTCCCCGGAGCCCACGTCGTGGCGCAGGACGCCAACGGGCTTGCCCTGGTCAGCGACATCTCCCGGATCGATGGAAGCTATCTGCTGACAGGACTGCTTCCCGGCGGCTACCAGGTCTTCGCCGAGCCGATGGACGGAGTCCTGATCGAGCAGGACGTCAACGTCAGCCTATTCATGAACGCCTTCTTCCCCTTCGTCACCACCTTCCTGGGAGGGAACGCTTCGCCCACCACGGTGACCGTCAGCGCCGGCGCCACCAGCAGCGGCAACGTCATCGACATGGGGGCGCCGTACGGCACCGAGACGGAGTCGAACGGCACCTCGGCTTCGGCCAATCCGGTGGCGCTCGAAGCCCTCACTTCCGGGCTGGTAAATCCGAAGGCCGACAACGACTTCTTCAGCTTCCCGGGGACGACGGGGGACATCATCACCATCGATGTAGACTCCAGTGGCGACGGCTGCCCTCTGGACCCGGTCCTGACGCTTCTCTCGACCAACGGGACGACCCAGCTGGCGACGAACGATGATTTCGATGGAAAGGGGAACGATTCGCGCGTCGGCGCCCGTCTGTCGGCCACCGGCACCTTTTTCGCCAAGGTGGTCGACTTCCCGACGGTGAACCCGAACTGTCCGGACGACGGGCCCGGCTCTTTCTATACCATCCACGTGAACAAGGCGATTCCCGAGACGGAGAACAACAATACCCAGCCGACCGCCAATGCGGCAGCGATCGGCCAGCGCCGTGGAGGGGTCATCTCGACGGCGTCCGACGTCGACTTCTACAGCTTCACGGTCAACTTCGGGGACCGGATCCTGGCGGAGGTGACCGCCAACCGCGCCGGATCGACCCTCAACCCGACCTTGATGCTGTTGGCCCCGTCTGGCGCGCTGCTCGCCCAGAGCCTCGATATCGGGGGCGGCGACGTCGATTCGCTGATCGACTTCACGTTTGTTCCGTCGGCGGACATTCCAACCCTCCCGGCCACTGTCGCCCTGCGCGTCTCGCAGGCCGCCGGGGCCGGTGCGGGCGCCTTCTACTCGCTGAACATCGCTACCGACTCGCTGAACACGATCTACAGCGGCACCAAGACGCTGGGCACCGGGCTGAACCCCCCGGTCAGCGCCGACATCTTCCCGAAGTTCATTACCCAGGGGGCCAGCTTCGACCTGATTGTGGCGGGTGAAGGAATTCCCCTCGATCCGGCCGACACGATCACCGTGTCCGGCATCTCGACGTTCCCCACCGCCGGACCCGATTTCGGCTCGGACCCTCCGACCGGGCTCGACTTCCTCGCCACCTCAGTCAACACCGCTTCGAGCGTCCCCGGTCCTCATACGATTTTCACTCAGAACGCCACGCTCAAATCGGCCATGCCCGGCGGGCTGGTGGTGACCCCTTCCGCCGTGCCGGCGGAAGCAGGTCCCATCGTCTACGACGGGACCCAGCTCAGTTTCATTCCTCCCACGGGCGGGATTGGGACCTGGAACGTCTATCGCGGCAACCTGCCTCTGGTGGATGGCAATGCGGACGGCCTTGCCGACAACTACGGAAGCTCCTTCGGCTGCACGCGGACCTCGCCGCTGGCGGCCGATCCCGCCGCACCCGCCGTCGGAGGCGGGTTCTTCTACCTGGTCGCCGAGCGCAACAGCCTCGGGCAGGGAAGCCTGGGCCAGGCCAGGACCAACGCCGGCGGTCTTCTGACGCGCCCCGCCTCTGCCCTGACTCCTGCCTGTCCCTAA